CGCGCTGAAGGCCGCCCTGGAGCGGGTGCGTCGACACATCACCGGCTCGCTGGACGTGCACTTCGTGCCCGGAGACCATGGCAGCCTGTTCCAGTCCCCGAATGTCGCGGTGCTGGCCCACCACGTGAATCGGTGTCTGGCGGAGAGCAGGCCCCGCGGCGCGTAGGCCCCTGGGCTCACGTTGGACATCTCCTCACAACGGCCGGGGCTGGATGCTCCGCGCGCGCTCCAGCTCGCCCGCCTCCCTCCAGTGGTGGGAGAGGATCTGCGCGGGCGCCTGGGAGCGTTCGAGGACGGCGGCGAGCCGCGCATGCAGCTCCCGGGCGGCGATGGGAGACACGCTGGCCCGGATGGCCTCTTCCACCAGATCATGGCCGAAGCGCTCGCCCACCAGGACCTGGGCGGCCTCGAGCTCGGCGAGCGCCGCGAGACGCTCGGTGGCGGACAGCTCGAGCACCTCGGACACGAGGGAGGTGCGGAAGAAGGGGCCCGCGAGGGCGGCGAGCTGGGCGCACTGGAGGGCTCGGGGCGAGAGCCGCTCCAGGCGGCGCTGGAGCAGGGGGCCCACGCGTCCCGGCGGGGGAAGGCGGTGCGGCCAGTCCTTGCGCAGCCCATCCGTCTCGATGAGGTGCTTGAGCGTCTCGAGGATGTAGAGGGGATTGCCCCCGGTGTAGCGGGCGAGGGCGTCGGCGTGCGCCTCGGCACCGGGCAGCTCCAGGCCCGTCAGGAGCTGGTGGACCTGTTCCTCGGAGAGCGGACCGAGCTCGATGAGGCGCGCGCGCCCCGTGTCCACCAACTGCCGCACGCTGTTCTCCGAGTAGGGCGGGAGTTCGCCGCGGCGGTAGCAGTCGATGAAGCGGGGCGCGTGGGCCGCGTCCGTGCTCGAGTCCAGGAGTCGCTCGAAAGCGTAGGTGAACACCTTGGAGCTGGCGCTGTCCCAGTACTGCACGTCATCCGTGATGACGACGCGGTAGCCGTCCATCAGCAGCCGCATGGCCTCCACGTTCGCGTCGTAGAAGCGCAGCTCGTCGGCCTCCGAGGCCATCGGCGGCGGCCGCTCTCCCCCCAGCTCGGGAAGGATGCGGGACAGCTCCGTGCGGACCCAGTCCGGGAGGATCACCTCGGGCCGGTGGGTCATGTGGAGCCGGAAGGCGCGGGCCTGCGAGGCGAAGGGAATGGCCTGATCCCCGAAGCGCCCCTCGAGCTTCACCCACCGTCCCTTGCTGGCGGCGAACTCCTCGACGAGACGGGACTTGCCCACCCCGGGCTCGCCGCTGATGAACACCAACTGGCTGGCGGCGAAGCCCTCCTCGAGCTCGCGCCATGCGGCTTCCCGGCCGGCGAGCACGGGAGGGCGTCGCACGGACAGGGGCAGGGGGGCACCCGGGGCGGCCGGGGAGGAGGGCCGCACCCCGGTGCCCTTCTCGATCTGCCGCACCAGGGCGAGCGTCTCGGGCATGGGGTCCACATCCAGCTCGCGCGAGAGGGTCGCGCGCAGCCGCTCGAAGGCGGCCAGGGCGGCGTCTCGGTCTCCCTGGAGGTAGTGCAACTGGATGAGGTGGCGGCCGGCCTGCTCGGACTCGGGCTCCTGTTGCAGCCAGTCATGCACCAGCGCGGACGCGGTGTTCCAGTCCCCTCGGGCCATGGCCTGGGTGACGCCCTGCTGGCGCGCGGCGCGCACCCATCCCTCCACGGCGGTGCGCGCGCCGTCCAGCCAGCGTGACAGCTCGTCGCAGTCCTCCAACTCCAGACCGGAGAGCAGCGAGCCGCTCCCCGAGGACCGCGCGATCTCGAGCACCTGGGAGTGGGCGCGGAGCCCTGCCGCCGCCTTGAGCTGGGCGACGTCCAGCCGGAGCCCCGGCACGAGGGCCAGACGCTCGGAGGTGGCCTCCACCAACTCCACGCCGTCGCACAGCAGGCGCAGGCGGCGCAGCAACTGGCGCATGTTGGCGCGAATGGTGGTGGGTGGCGAGTCGGGCCACAGCAGGCTCGCGACGACGAACTTCGACGAGGGGCCCTCCAGCCCCAGGTAGGCCAGCATCACCGCGGCCCGCCGCTCCAGCCGCACCTGTCTGCCTTCGGGGCTCTCCAAGTGCGCCAGTCCCAGCACCCGAGCCGCCCATCCGTCCTGCACCCCTTCGACGCTCGTCATGTGGATCCTCTCCAGGACCACAAGACAATCCAGACGTCCATCTCTTCCTGAGGGGCGAAGTTCACTGGTTTTGAAAGACATCAACCCGGGAGGAAACGGGGAGTAGACTGCGCCCATGCGCTTCCAGCCGCCCTGGAGCGGGGCCTTCCGCCTCCAGACCTTCTTCCACCGCACCCCCGAGGCCCTGCCCGCGAGCGCCATCGACGCCATGCGCGCGGCCATCCTGGACTCGTCCCTGCTCGGGGAGAGCAACCTGACGGCGCAGTTCTCGGGCACCTATGGGTTCTCGGTCACCTTCCGGCGCGAGGCCCGCGCCGAGGTGACGGAGCGGTTCGCCGCCTTCGCCCCGTTCCTCGAGGCCGCGCTCCTGCCGGGCTGCAACGCGTTCCTGCTCAACCCGCTCCTGGTGCACAACGGGCGTGGGGTGGCGGCGCACCTGGATCGCAGCATGGGCTCCTACGGCGCCGGTCTGGGCAACCCGATCGCGGTGAGCGTGCTCTACGTCCAGGTGCCGGAGCGGCTCGCGGGGGGAGAGCTGCGGCTGTACCACCGGGGCGAGCGCGTGGCGGCGCTGGCTCCCCTCGCGCGCTCGCTGGTGACGTTCCGGGGAGACCTGGTGCACGAGGTGGCCTCGGTCGAGGCCGGGGCCCCCGGGCTTTCGGCGGCGCGCATCAGCCTGGTGGTGGAGCAGTACCGTGTGCCGGAGCCGCTGCTCGCGCGGGTGCCGCGGTTCGAGCTGCGGACCCGGAGGGGGGTGGAGGCATGAGCGAGCTGGCGATGGAGTGGTGGGTGCCCCAGCGGCCGGATCAGGTCTTCACGGCCTTCGAGGATCCCTTCCGGCAGCGGCGCTGGTACGGGGCCCCGCCCGGAGGCCTGCGCCTCGGCGAGGAGGGAGAGTCGGAGGTGGGCGAGCCGTTCCGGATGAACCTGCTCGACGAGCGGGAGAGGCCCCTGGCGCAGATCTGCCGCGTGCTCGAGGTGGACCCCGGCCGGGGACTGGTGATGGAGCTGACGTGGGAGGGGCGGGAGGACTACGGCCGCGAGACGACGCGCGTCTCATTCACCCTCCATCCGGCGGAGGGGGGCACGCGCATCGAGGTGCGCCAGGGCCCGTTCTCGAGCCGCGAGGTCGAGCAGGCGCACCGGGCGTACTGGGAAGCCAACATGGGGCGTCTGGCCCGGGTCGTCTCCGGAGAAGCCGTGCCCTGCTTCGAGGAGTTCTGGGAGGAGTCGAGTGGCTTCGTCGAGCCGCTCGGCCTGGCGACCCATGCGGTGCTCGCCGGCCTGCGGGAGGCCGGGGCGGCGCCCGAGTTGGTCGCCCAGGTGGAGGAGACGCTCTACACGCACCTCGGCCGCCTGCCCGAGGAGACCGCGAGGGTGCTGGGGGCGGTGCTTCGCGCGCGGCTGCACGGGGGGCTTCCGGGTGGAGGCGGATAGGGCTGCCGCGTTGACCGGTCTCGGTGCTGCGCTAGGGTGCCTCCATGCCGAAGCCATCATCGATGCCCTGGATCGACATCCCCATGTTCTCCGAACCGGGGCAGGCCCATGCCTTCGCGAACCGGCAGGCACAGCTCGTCACGCTCCACAATGCCCTCGTCCAGGCCGGTAATGCTCTTCGAGGCGGGAACATGAACGTGAGGCTCCGGCACGTGGTTTCCGGCTACAAGGGCGTGGGGAAATCCTCCCTCATCCTCCAGGCGCTCGGGCTCATTCGGGATGATCCCGAGGCGAGGCACTCCTACGAGAAGATGACTGGCATCACGGGAGCCTTGCTGGAACCCTTCGACAGGCAGCGCTGGATCATTCT
This genomic stretch from Cystobacter fuscus DSM 2262 harbors:
- a CDS encoding ATP-binding protein, which translates into the protein MTSVEGVQDGWAARVLGLAHLESPEGRQVRLERRAAVMLAYLGLEGPSSKFVVASLLWPDSPPTTIRANMRQLLRRLRLLCDGVELVEATSERLALVPGLRLDVAQLKAAAGLRAHSQVLEIARSSGSGSLLSGLELEDCDELSRWLDGARTAVEGWVRAARQQGVTQAMARGDWNTASALVHDWLQQEPESEQAGRHLIQLHYLQGDRDAALAAFERLRATLSRELDVDPMPETLALVRQIEKGTGVRPSSPAAPGAPLPLSVRRPPVLAGREAAWRELEEGFAASQLVFISGEPGVGKSRLVEEFAASKGRWVKLEGRFGDQAIPFASQARAFRLHMTHRPEVILPDWVRTELSRILPELGGERPPPMASEADELRFYDANVEAMRLLMDGYRVVITDDVQYWDSASSKVFTYAFERLLDSSTDAAHAPRFIDCYRRGELPPYSENSVRQLVDTGRARLIELGPLSEEQVHQLLTGLELPGAEAHADALARYTGGNPLYILETLKHLIETDGLRKDWPHRLPPPGRVGPLLQRRLERLSPRALQCAQLAALAGPFFRTSLVSEVLELSATERLAALAELEAAQVLVGERFGHDLVEEAIRASVSPIAARELHARLAAVLERSQAPAQILSHHWREAGELERARSIQPRPL
- a CDS encoding 2OG-Fe(II) oxygenase produces the protein MRFQPPWSGAFRLQTFFHRTPEALPASAIDAMRAAILDSSLLGESNLTAQFSGTYGFSVTFRREARAEVTERFAAFAPFLEAALLPGCNAFLLNPLLVHNGRGVAAHLDRSMGSYGAGLGNPIAVSVLYVQVPERLAGGELRLYHRGERVAALAPLARSLVTFRGDLVHEVASVEAGAPGLSAARISLVVEQYRVPEPLLARVPRFELRTRRGVEA
- a CDS encoding SRPBCC family protein, yielding MSELAMEWWVPQRPDQVFTAFEDPFRQRRWYGAPPGGLRLGEEGESEVGEPFRMNLLDERERPLAQICRVLEVDPGRGLVMELTWEGREDYGRETTRVSFTLHPAEGGTRIEVRQGPFSSREVEQAHRAYWEANMGRLARVVSGEAVPCFEEFWEESSGFVEPLGLATHAVLAGLREAGAAPELVAQVEETLYTHLGRLPEETARVLGAVLRARLHGGLPGGGG